A region from the Polaribacter sp. Hel1_33_78 genome encodes:
- a CDS encoding acyltransferase family protein produces MLTSKRIKSVDLFRGITIAAMILVNTPGNWSSVFSPLLHANWHGLTPTDLVFPFFLFIVGISIFFAYKNKAKSKSTYNKILIRSLKLISLGLFLNVFLPYFPFFEELETVRLPGVLQRIGIVFFISSVLYLNCNWKLLLGISITILIGYWLVLGFLPFSDGTLPTFNRAPNNWSNFIDSNLLGNHMWKTDYDPEGFFSTLPSIVSCLFGILIGNLLDKHRSVKKLFMAGVLLLALGNILDIWFPINKAIWSSSFVLATSGWATITLAIIYYLNDVRGFNFGDVFKYMGMNAITIYFLSSFISKIMYLTKVGDSNVHSYLYNTIFVQHFFSDQLSSLIYALTVVLFYLGLSYIMFKKKVFIKV; encoded by the coding sequence ATGCTGACTTCAAAGAGAATTAAATCTGTTGATTTATTTAGAGGAATTACAATTGCTGCCATGATTTTGGTTAACACACCAGGAAATTGGAGTTCTGTCTTTAGTCCTCTGTTGCATGCAAATTGGCACGGTTTAACTCCAACAGACTTAGTTTTTCCTTTCTTTTTATTTATAGTTGGAATTTCTATTTTCTTTGCCTACAAAAATAAAGCAAAAAGTAAATCTACGTATAACAAAATATTAATTAGAAGTTTAAAACTGATAAGTTTAGGCTTATTTTTAAATGTGTTCTTGCCATATTTCCCTTTTTTCGAAGAACTAGAAACAGTTCGTTTGCCCGGAGTTTTACAGAGAATTGGTATCGTTTTTTTTATATCATCCGTATTATACCTTAATTGTAATTGGAAACTTTTATTAGGTATCAGTATTACAATATTAATTGGATATTGGTTAGTGTTAGGTTTCCTTCCTTTTTCTGACGGAACTCTACCTACATTTAACAGAGCGCCAAATAACTGGTCAAACTTTATAGATTCAAATCTTCTTGGAAATCATATGTGGAAAACAGACTATGATCCAGAAGGATTCTTTAGCACTTTACCTTCTATTGTTTCTTGTCTTTTTGGGATATTAATAGGGAATTTATTAGACAAACACAGAAGCGTTAAAAAATTATTTATGGCTGGTGTTTTATTATTAGCTTTAGGTAATATTTTAGATATTTGGTTCCCTATAAACAAAGCAATTTGGAGTAGTAGTTTTGTTTTAGCCACAAGTGGTTGGGCAACAATTACTCTAGCTATAATATACTATTTAAACGATGTTAGGGGTTTTAACTTTGGAGACGTTTTTAAGTATATGGGTATGAATGCAATTACCATCTACTTCTTATCCAGTTTTATTTCTAAAATTATGTATTTAACAAAAGTTGGAGATTCTAATGTACATAGTTATTTATACAACACTATTTTTGTGCAACATTTCTTTTCTGATCAACTTTCTTCTCTTATATATGCTTTAACTGTCGTTTTATTTTATCTAGGATTAAGTTATATAATGTTTAAAAAGAAAGTTTTTATAAAAGTTTAG
- a CDS encoding prolyl oligopeptidase family protein encodes MKNKLLIPILFASAIFVSCKEEVKQRNIEVNYPETIKKAIIDTIFDTKVVDNYRWLEDDRSKETEAWVKAENAVTFNYLNKIPYREQLKSRLTALWNYEKVGTPFKEGDYVYFYKNNGLQNQYVVYRKKDDKEEVFLDPNTFSEDATTSLGALSFSKDGKTVAYSISEGGSDWRKIIIMDTDTKIIKEDTIVDVKFSGISWYKNEGFYYSSYDKPKGSELSAKTDQHKLYYHKLGTSQKNDVVIFGEKASEKHRYVSGYLTEDHTYLIISASTSTSGNKLFIKDLSVKNSELITVIDNFDSDTSVIENNQNKLYLVTNLNAANKKVVTVDAKNPTQEHWKDFIPETENVLNLTSGAGYFFAEYMVDAVSKVIQYDFDGNLIREIKLPGVGSAGGFSGKKEAAELYFSFTNYNTPNSSYKFNPKEGTYTSYWKPSIDFNADHYESHQVFYTSKDGTKVPMIITHKKGLELNGKNPTILYGYGGFNISLTPSFSIANAVWMEQGGIYAVPNLRGGGEYGKKWHDAGTQLKKQNVFDDFIAAAEYLIAEKYTSSEYLAIRGGSNGGLLVGATMTQRPELMKVALPAVGVLDMLRYHTFTAGAGWAYDYGTAEQSKEMFNYLKGYSPVHNVKEGTSYPATLVTTGDHDDRVVPAHSFKFAAELQEKQAGESPVLIRIETNAGHGAGTPVTKTIEQYADIFGFTLFNMGFDQLTNPPKNKIKS; translated from the coding sequence ATGAAGAATAAATTACTCATTCCCATCTTGTTTGCAAGTGCAATTTTTGTTTCTTGCAAAGAAGAAGTTAAACAAAGAAATATAGAGGTGAACTACCCAGAAACAATTAAAAAGGCCATTATAGACACTATTTTTGATACAAAAGTAGTTGATAATTACAGATGGTTAGAAGATGATCGAAGCAAGGAAACAGAAGCTTGGGTAAAAGCAGAAAATGCGGTTACTTTTAATTATTTAAATAAAATTCCGTATCGGGAACAACTTAAATCTCGGTTAACAGCATTATGGAATTACGAAAAAGTAGGAACCCCTTTTAAAGAAGGTGATTACGTCTATTTTTATAAAAATAATGGTTTACAAAATCAGTACGTAGTGTATAGAAAAAAAGACGACAAAGAAGAGGTTTTTTTAGATCCCAATACTTTTTCTGAAGACGCTACAACTTCTTTAGGTGCTTTGAGTTTTTCTAAAGATGGAAAAACGGTTGCATATTCTATTTCTGAAGGTGGTTCTGATTGGCGTAAAATAATTATTATGGACACTGACACTAAAATAATTAAAGAAGACACGATTGTTGATGTAAAATTCTCTGGAATTTCTTGGTATAAAAACGAAGGTTTCTATTATTCTAGTTATGATAAACCGAAAGGAAGTGAGCTTTCTGCAAAAACAGATCAGCACAAATTATATTATCATAAATTAGGAACCTCACAAAAAAATGATGTCGTTATATTTGGAGAAAAAGCCTCTGAAAAGCACCGGTATGTGAGTGGTTACTTAACTGAAGATCATACCTATTTAATTATTTCGGCTTCCACATCAACCTCTGGGAATAAATTATTTATAAAAGATTTATCTGTAAAAAATTCTGAGTTAATAACGGTTATCGATAATTTTGATAGTGATACTTCTGTGATAGAAAATAACCAAAATAAGCTATACTTGGTCACTAATTTAAATGCCGCCAATAAAAAAGTAGTCACTGTAGATGCTAAAAACCCAACGCAAGAACATTGGAAAGATTTTATTCCAGAAACAGAAAATGTTTTAAACTTAACTTCTGGTGCAGGTTATTTCTTCGCAGAATATATGGTAGATGCCGTTTCTAAAGTGATACAATATGACTTTGACGGAAATTTAATTCGAGAAATAAAACTGCCTGGAGTGGGTTCTGCGGGTGGTTTTAGCGGCAAAAAAGAGGCAGCCGAATTATATTTTTCTTTTACCAATTACAACACGCCAAACTCCTCTTATAAATTTAATCCAAAAGAAGGTACATATACGTCTTACTGGAAACCGTCCATCGATTTTAATGCTGACCATTATGAAAGTCATCAAGTGTTTTACACCTCAAAAGACGGAACCAAAGTCCCTATGATTATTACTCATAAAAAAGGCCTAGAATTGAATGGTAAAAACCCAACGATTTTATACGGTTACGGAGGTTTTAACATCAGCTTAACGCCAAGTTTTAGTATTGCAAATGCCGTTTGGATGGAGCAAGGAGGTATTTATGCTGTTCCTAATTTAAGAGGCGGTGGCGAATATGGTAAAAAATGGCACGATGCCGGAACGCAACTAAAAAAACAAAATGTATTTGATGATTTTATTGCTGCTGCAGAATATTTAATTGCCGAAAAATATACTTCATCAGAATATTTAGCAATTCGTGGAGGTTCAAATGGAGGATTATTAGTAGGGGCAACCATGACGCAAAGACCAGAATTAATGAAAGTTGCGCTACCCGCGGTTGGCGTTTTAGACATGTTGCGTTATCACACATTTACTGCGGGTGCAGGATGGGCTTATGATTACGGAACAGCAGAACAAAGCAAAGAAATGTTTAACTATTTAAAGGGATATTCTCCTGTACATAATGTAAAAGAAGGAACATCTTATCCTGCCACATTAGTTACCACAGGAGACCATGATGATCGAGTTGTACCAGCACACAGTTTTAAATTTGCTGCAGAATTACAAGAAAAACAAGCTGGAGAAAGTCCTGTTTTAATTAGAATAGAAACCAATGCTGGTCATGGAGCAGGCACACCTGTAACAAAAACTATCGAACAATATGCCGATATTTTCGGATTTACTTTGTTTAATATGGGATTTGACCAATTAACAAATCCACCAAAAAATAAAATTAAAAGTTAA